GCAAAAGCCCTTTGAACAACCTAAAGAGTTGACTATAGACTACCCAATATCTAGGGGAGAAAGAGAAGAGGATAAAACTTTTCTTAGCCTGAGTTTTGTAGTAGGCAACTCTACAGATGCGGAACTTTATTTAGCTTTTGAGATTCTAAATTATCTTCTTTTACAAAGTAATTCTGCACCTCTAAAAAGGGCTTTAATAGACGCTCAATTGGGAAAAGAGGTTATTGGATCCTATGATGGTAGTATATTGCAACCCATCTTCAATATTGTTATAAAAAACTCTAATGAAAGTATGAAAGAGAAATTTAAACAAGTCGTATTTGAAACCTTAGAAAAATTGGTTAAGGAAGGAATCGATAAAAAACTTATTGAAGCAGCCATTAATATTAATGAATTTCATTTAAGGGAAGCAGAAGAAGCAGGATATCCTAAGGGATTGATGTATGGGATTGAAATCATGGACAGTTGGTTATATGGGAAAAAACCTTCAATGCATTTAGAATATGAAGAAAATCTAAATAAGATTAAGAAAGCTTTACAAAATGATTATTTTGAAAAGATCATAGAGAAATATCTATTAAACAATGCTCATAGTGCTTTATTGGTGGTAAAACCTAAAAAAGGATTACTCGAGGAAAAGGAAAGAGAAGTACAGAAAAAGCTAGTTAAATATAAGGCGCAATTATCCAAAGAAGAAATTGAGCAATTAATTAATGAAACTAAGAAATTACGTGAAATGCAGACTACTCCAGATTCTAAGGAAAATCTAAATAGCATACCTCTTTTATCTTTAGAAGATATTGACACAGAACCTGAAGAATTGCCTCTAATAGAAACAAAGGAAAGAGATATTGATTTATTGATACATCCTTTATTTACTAATAGCATAGCCTATGTACACATGTATTTTGATCTTAGTTCTATACCAGAAAACTTATTACCTTATGCATCCTTACTTTCTCAGGTGTTGGGTAAGATAGATACGGAACAATATAGCTATGAAGATCTAAGTAATGAAATAAACATTCATACTGGGGGAATACAATATGGTCTTCAAGCCTTTGGGGAAAATGGAACAGATGACCAATATTACCCTAAATTCATAGTAAACTCTAAGGCCTTAGTAGACAAAATTCCAAAACTACATTCATTAATCAATGAAATGGTTACAAAGACAAAGTTTGAAGAGGATAAGAGATTAAAGGAGATTATCCAAGAGACTGTATCTAGGTTAGAAAGAAGAATTTTAAGCCAGGGTCATGCAGTAGTGGCCAACAGACTATATTCTTATTTCTCCCCCATAGGTAATTATTTAGAAAGATTACAGGGGATTGACTATTATCAATTTTTATGCGGGCTGGAAAGTGATTTTGAGGGTAAAAAATCAGAGATAAAAGAAAATCTGGCGAAAGTAGCTCAATTAATCTTTAATAAAAATCAATTGTTAATTAGCCTTACAACCGATGAAAAGGATGTGGAGAACTTTACAAAACACCTCCCTACCTTAATCAATAATTTAAGTAACAAGGAAAATAAGGCTGTCCAATATTCCTTTGCGTTATCGCCTAAAAATGAAGGGTTTATGACCTCCAGCGAAATCCAATATGTGGGCAAGGGATACAACTTTAAGAAATTAGGATATTCTTATCATGGCTCTTTGCAGGTACTTAAGACTATTGTGAGTTTAGACTATTTATGGAATACCATTAGAGTGCGGGGAGGAGCCTATGGAGCTTTCTTTAATATAGGCAGAGACGGCAATATGTTTTTAGGTTCCTATAGAGATCCAAATCTAATTGAAAGCTTACAGGCCTACGATGGCACGGCGGAATATCTGAAAAACTTTAGTACAGATGAAAGAGAAATGAGAAAATATATTATTGGTACCGTCAGTCGATTGGATACTCCCCTGACCAATGCCATGAAAGGCGAGGTGGCAACAGCCAGGTATATTAGACACATTTTCCACGAAGATATTCGAAAAGAAAGAGAAGAAGTGTTGGGCACTACAGATCAAGATATTAGAGATGCCTTTAAATTGGTAGGAGATGTCATGAAGGAAAATTACCTGTGTGTGCTGGGCAATGAAAATAAAATATCGGCTAATAAAGAAGTGTTTAAAGAGTTAGTTGATTTATTTAAATAACCTAAAAATAATAAAGGAATGGGAAAAAATTTTCCCATTCCTTTATTATTTGTTAAAATACAAAGAGAATATAGATACCCCAATTCAGTTAAGGAGGATTTTCATTGCCCTATACATACATGGTGAAATGTAGTGATGGTACATATTATACAGGCTGGACTACTGATGTTGATAAGAGAACCCAAACCCATAATCGTGGCAAAGGTGCCAAATATACCCGTAGCAAATTGCCAGTGGAGTTAGTTTATTATGAATGGCATGATACCCGAAGTTTAGCCCAGAAGCGAGAAGCAATAGTAAGAAAGCTTAGTAGAAAAAGGAAGGAAGAACTGATAAAAACATTCAATGAAGGGAAAAATATTCGTAAAAATAAGGATAAAGGAGTGTAGGATTTTATGCTCAAGGCATTGTTTTTAGATCGAGATGGTGTCATTAATGACAATAAAAAACATGTAAATCAACCACAGGATTTAATTATTTATCAGGAAGCCAAAGAAGCTCTAAGTCTAGCTTATCAATCTGGATTTATCCTATTTGTGGTGACCAATCAAGGAGGAATAGAAAGAGGATATTTTAAGCCTGAGGATTTAGAAAGAATCCATCAAAGATTGAAACAAGAGTTATTTCCCTATTGTAAAATAGAGGAGATCGTGTATTGCCCTGATTTTAATAAAGACTCTCCTTGCCGGAAGCCCAACCCTGGAATGATAGTAGATCTTTTGAATAGATATCCCATTGATAGTAGAGAAAGCTGGATGATTGGAGATAGAAATACAGATATATTAGCGGGAAAGATGGCAGGTTGTAAAACCGCTAAAATAGGAGCAGCTTTTAAAGAAGCTGATATCCAAGGAGAAAATTTATTGGAGGTGGTACGACAAATACTATCCTGCTAAAAAAATGGTGGTTTAACATGCAACTTTTATTGAAGTGGAGCTATTAATGTATAAGAGAATATTCTTGCGGGAAAATATTATGTTATGATAAATGGGCAAATAGAATGATAAAGGAACATTTTACTTGACCACAAAGGAGAGAAAAACTTGAAAAGAACAATAGGCATTATTTTATTACTCATATTTCTATTTGGTTTTACGGGTATAGAAGCTTTGGCAACAGAGGACAACCAGCCCTCAATAACCGTAAGTGCAGAAGGCGCAGTGTTAATAGAACAGGGAACTGGAGAGGTTTTATTCCAAAAAGAGATGGATAAGAAAATGTATCCTGCCAGTACCACCAAAATTATGACGGCTTTATTAGCTATTGAATACGGAGATTTGGATGAGGTAGTTACTCTGGGAAAAGAAGTAGAAAGTATTTCAGAAGATAGTAGTAGAGCTGATTTATTTGCAGGACAAAAATTACCATTATCCCAACTACTTTATGGACTCATGTTGCCCTCAGGTAATGATGCTGCTAATGCCATAGCTGTACATATTGCAAAAAAGACAAGTAACAATCCTTCTCTAACAGAAGAGCAAGCAATAAAAGAATTTGCACAACTTATGAATAAAAAAGTCAAGGAAATTGGGGCAGAACATACACATTTTGTCAATCCCCATGGCTATCATGATGAAGACCATTATACTACTCCCTTGGATATGGCGATGATTTCTAGGGAAGCTATGAAAAATCAAATTTTTAGAAAGATCGTGAAAACTCCTCAGCTTTTCTACAGGACCTCTAAGGACTTAGAAAATAATGAAGAGGAAGAAAGATCCTGGCAAAATAGCAATGAGTTAATTCAACAGGGAAGTAGGAATTTTTACCCCTATGCCCAGGGCATCAAAACCGGTAGAACTACGTCAGCTGGGAGATGTTTAGTATCATCGGCAGTAAAGGAGGACGTAAATGTTATCGCAGTCGTGTTTAAAAGTACTGAAGGTGATGTATGGGGTGATTCTACTAAATTATTATCCTACGGCATAGAAAATTTTAAACATCACGTCTTTGCCCAAAAAGAGGAGATCATTACAAAAGTCAAAATAAAAAATGCCCATCCTAAAGACCCAAAGGAAATGGAAATCATTACCGAAAAGGATATAAAAGGCTTAATAAAAAAAGAAGATATTCCAAAAGTTAATAAAAAGATAGAGTCGGAGGATAATCAAGAGATTCAATCTAGCAAATTCCAAGCTCCTATTGAAAAGGGTGAAAAGGTGGGGGAAATTACTTACTTTTTAGGGGATAAAGTAGTTGCCAAGGGAAATTTAGTGGCAAAGGAAAGTATAAGAAAAAAAGGTTTTTTCAAAGCCTATTGGTGGATATTTATCCTTGCTTTGCCTATTCTATTTATTATTATGAATAGAAATGCACAAGCCAAAAGGAGAAAAAACAGGGCACGAAGAAAAAAGTATAGATTTAATGGACAAAAAAGAAACTAGTGCAAATTGCCTAGCTTCTTTTTTGTCTTTATTATTTTGAATAATATTCTATAATCTTTGAATCAATGATCTCTATAGGAAGTTCATCCCTTAGAGGCAGTCTGGTTAGTCTGCCAGAAAAATTATCGATATCCTTATCAAGATAAGGTAAGAAAGTATTTGAATTTTTAAAATTATCCGCAAAAATATCGTTTTTTCTGGAAGATTCTTTTAGGGAAATGACATCTCCTACATTGACAGCCAAGGAAGGGCGGTCAATTTTCTGGCCGTTTACTAAGATATGTCCATGCACCACCATTTGTCTTGCCTGTCTCAAGGATGAGCCAAATCCTAATCTATATACCAGATTGTCTAATCTCATTTCTAACATTTGAGTCAATACTTCTCCGGGATTTTGACGAGATTTTAATGATTTATTTACATAAATTCTAAACTGTTTTTCTAATAACCCGTAGTATGTCTTTAGTTTTTGTTTTTCTAATAATTGTTCTCCGTATTCTGAGTGCTTATGTTTTTTTACCCCTCTGTTTAATGCCTTAGGGTGTCCGAAAACATCAACACCAAGATGTCTTGATAATTTAAATCTAGGACCCATAGGTCTAGCCAATAGTATTCCTCCTTAAAATAATGAAAGTTAAATATTGACGTGCCAGCTAGCCTATAAACTAGAATAACATAATTATCCCTAAATGTAAATGATAATTATTATCAAATAAAAAAGATTACATCAAATATCGAGTAAAGATCTTGATTTTACGAGGAAAAAACAGCAAGTCAATAGAGCATTTCAAAAAATTACCAAGATATTTTTTGAATAGATAATTTCTTAAAAATTAAAAAGTTTTTTCTTAGTATTTTGATTTTTTTCAATAGTGGTTATTTTTTCTTTAATAACCTCTATATCTTTTTGGATATTCGTAATGGTATCTATCACTTCTTTCAAAGATGTGGAGTTTTCTTCTATAGAATTCAAAGCATTTATTAGTTCATTTTGATTTTCTACTATATCATTTTTTAAATTCATTAATGGATCCTCTTCAATATTTTGAGTATTTATTTGTTCCTTTTGCTCTACTAAATTACTGTTCACCTGCTGTTCATTTTCTAAAAATGATGATGATATTTTATCCGTTATAGATTGTTCATTAAGATTCTCACCTAAATAGAAATAAATATGGTCATCATTAATACTACCATAACAATGATGGATTTTATTATGGATATTCGTAGAGGTAATATTACAAAAATGCTTAATTAGATGAATTGGACGGTCATTTAATGAAACTTCATTTTCTAAATTCCAATTTAATCCATAATTTTCTGAGACAAGGCAATGAATTTTATCCTCTCCAATACATACAATATATAATTTGTTATTTTTTTCAAACATAATAGGAGGATAGCTGGAATTTGTTATTTTAGGCAGATTGATTTCTGTCCAATGATATTTGCTTTGTCTCATAGGAGAGAGCTGTTTATAAGTAAGTAAGTAATCATTATCGTCTAAACTATACCAAAGAACATGAATATTATCCCGGGAATCAATAAATAAATAGGGAGAAATATTGTCTATTTCAGAAGATGAAATTTTAGCAGGGGCTTTCACCCATTCTTTATTGAAAATATTATAAAAAGTATAGTAGATATGGTTGGTAGTATATTCTTTTGCTCTATAGATTAAGAATATATTTCCAAACTTATCTTTATCCAGATAGAAAGGAGTGAAGTTTTTTCCAGAGAAAACACTAAGAATAGTTTTTTTTGACCAGTAAGTTGAATCTTTGGTTATATGCTCAATACTCCATAGATTGGTATTGATTATATTAGTAAAAGCGTAAAATATACTAATATGACTTTCATGTATAAATAAATTCAAATATTTATATCGATTAGATCGAGGGTCCAATTTTCTAACTACATTTTCCTCCCAGGTTTTATTTAAATATACAGCATAGATTAGTTCTCCACTATTAAGCAAGTAAAGCAGATGAAGTTTATTATTCTTATCAATATTTGCTGCAAAATCTGCTACATTACTCTTTACTATTTTAGTGTTGGTATAGTTATTATCTGTCTTTAATTCATTAAAAATTAAATTATGTTGTTTATCTACATAAAAGATAAAAGACTGGTTTAATGAATCTTGAATGTAGGTATATTCTTGAATGTTTTTATTCATGATAATCGCTCCTTTATTTAAAATAAAAATAATATCACAAAGATCTCTTTAATTCATAATATGAAAGTAGAAATAGATTTATTAAATAAAAGGAGTGAAAAAGATGGAAAGGGATATAAATTTTAATCGTGATGATTGTAAAATGGAATTCGATATGCATCACATTAAAGAAGTGGATTGTATTGTAGTTGATAAAGTCTATTCCCAATATCAGGACAGAGAGTGTTTTCCACAGTTAGAACTTGAAATAGAAAGTGGAACAATTGAATGCATAAAATTTGCACCAGGTTACATTGTACCAGGTACACTAATTAAAAGTGATATGCCTAATAAACCACATTTCAGTAGAGTTAGATTTGAATTAAGAATACCTTATGAAATATTCATGGCAGATGGAACAACGTTAAAAGGAAATTTACCAGATATATATAAAGATATTGTAATGTTTGTACCAGAGGCACGAGATGAATTTGAATTTAATATTGTTGTAGATACTAGCTCCAATATATTGGCTGAACCTATAATAGATAAATGTCAAGTTACTTTTGCGGTAGGGGTTTTCATCGTAATAAAAGTTGTTGGCAAAGTGCAACTTTTAGTGCCTACATTTGGATTCTGTCCAGAGCCACCACAAAGTGTAGACTTTAGTCAAGAAAACGCCTGTGATGATTTTGATGACCATTCTTTCCCATTATTTTTCCCGCTACAATACGGGGATTTATTTGGAGGTGAAAAATAAGAGGAGCTAGCAGCTCTTATTTTTTGCATTTTAAATCTTGTTTATGTTTAGCTATTTAAAACCATATCGTGAGAAGTAACGATTAAATTCAAAATAAATATTGATAATTTAGGTACCTAAATTATCAACATTAATATACTGCTAGTAGAGAATGCTTAATTTGTATTCTAAAACTCATATTCGTATAGATGGAAAGGAGAAGATAATAATGACTGTTTATTACCAACCTGGTTATCAAACAGATAATAAGAAAAATGATGAGAAATGTTTTTCTAGATGTCATAGACAGGATGATTGTTGTCGTAAAGTAGATTGCAGTCCTGATAAAGTTGTATTTAAATGTAATAATATTAGTGGGGCTAGCGGTATATCGGTTATAGCTATAGGAGATACGGTTATGCCTAGAAATGTAGCAACTGTGTCAGTACCAGATTTGTGTTGCTTTAAAAGACCATGTACGAAAATAGACTTTTCTGCTATTATTACTTTTTCCGCAGCTATTGCTGTTGGGACAACGATAACATTTAGAGTATTTAAACGTTGTGGTTCAGGTGACGAAATACAAATTCAATCCTTTGACTTTACTCAAGGCTTAGCACTTGCAGTAGGAAGTTCAATACCTGTAAGCTTTAGTATCTGTGATTGTGATGGTTGTTTTGACGACGATTGTTGTGTATATAGGGTAGCAGTAGAAGCTACAGCAACTGTAGCATTGGCAACAGCTATAAATGTCAACCAAGGAACAATTTCTGCTTTTGCTGCAGACCTTTGTTAATTGGGGTTTTTAAAATATAGCTTAAAGATTGGCAAATAAATCATATGAAAGGGGCTAAATATAGCCCCTTAAAATAATTTTTACATGTATTATTTAAATAGTGAAAAACCTTTTTTAGTATTTTCATTCTTTTCAATCGTTGTTATTTTCTCTTTTATCAACGCTGTATCTTTTTTTATACAAGCAACTGCATCTATAACTTCATTTAAAGACAAGGAATTTTCTTCGATAGAATTCAAAGCATTCATTAGCTGATTTTGATTTTCCAATAAGAAAGTTTTAAAATCTATTAATGGATCTGTTGCGGTATTTTTTTTGTTAAATTCGTTTTTTAGATTTTTAGTATCTTTCTGTAATTCACGAACCATGTTGGTGTATTCTAAGGTATGGGATTTTGGGCCGATATTTTCGCCTGTTTTTACTATTGTTTTTAAAAATTCAGGTTTGATTTGTATTGGATTATTTGAATTTTTAAAAACAGAGGAAGTGTTTTGTTGTTTGTTTAGGCTATTGTTCTCTTTATGTAATTTTAGAATCATTTCATCTAATGATTTCATATACACCTTTGCATGTTCACTAGGAGGATTTTCAAAGATTTTCTCATTTTGTATCTGAACAAGATCTGTTAAAAATATCTCCTCTTTTTTATTCGTATTAGAAATAAAGTTTAAGTCACTAGAATTGGATAAAGCGTTTTGTTGAAATTTTTTATAATCCTCTTGTTTCAAAAAAAAGGAAATGGGGCAGGTTCGACCATTTTGTGCATCGAATAAAATATAGAAAGCTTTATTATTAAAATTTTGCTTTTCAGATAAATATCTGTAAAGCTTATATTGAGATATATGGGCAAGAACTTTACAAGAGGGATCCCATGTTTTTCCCATATTATTAGATTGTATATAATATAGCTTTTGTTCTTCTATCCAGAAAAGGGTAAGTTTATTTTCCACTAACCCAAAAAAGGGACAATAAATTTTGTTGCTGCAAGAATAAACTTCTATTTTCCTTTCCCACTGAGTCTCATTTAAGGGTGAAGTATTTTTACTAAGATAATGAATACGGTATATTCCATCTGTTGACGAAATGTAGCAGAGATGTATTTTATTTTCTACGATCCAAATATTAGGGGAATTTCCTTTTTTAAAAGGCAGAATATTTTGAGTCCATAGATTAGCTTCTTCATGAAATTGGAATAATTGTAGTTGTCTTTCTTGCTCATTCCAGCATTTACAAATCAAATAGATATTTCCCTCATCATCTTGTATACTCACATTCGTATCTCTAATCGGTTTTGTAGTACTTTCAAAAAAAACAATTTGGTTCCAGTAATTATTTTCCCAGAATAGATCTATAAAGAACCATTTATTTGTTGCTTTTTGTATGCTGTATAAAATATGAGTCTTATCTTTGTGGATATGTAAAGAAAGTAACTGAAGGGAATCCTTGTAGTTTTCTAAATCAAATAGTTTTAATATATTCCATTTTGCTCCATTAAAAAAATAATATAGTATTTCTCCAGATTTTTTTCTAAGGACTAGATGGATATCATTTCCTTTCCCTATATCCAGCAAAAAATCTTCAGTACAATCAGTAGTGAGTATTGCTGAGTGTATTTTTTTATATTGGTTGTTATAAACTTCATATAAAATTTCGCTTCTAGATGTGTATTGAAAGATCCAAAGGTTTAGAAAATTATCAGTAATACAATAAGCTTTAGACTGATTGTTTAACATAATTACACCTACCTTATAGAATAAATATTATGGGCTTAGGTCAATAGTTCCACATGAAAAATTCCATATCTTAAGCAATAGGTTTTCCAAATTCATTTGGAGTGGGATATTCAATGTTGTTACTGACTTTCAAGATTGGTATCAAGAACGGTATCAGTATAAGTTTTTATCCATTAATTATGGGTTTATTACATATATATGTATATGTAATGAGAATATAATAATTATAAAATAATGTAAGCACCACATAATTCCCATTTTGCGTTAGGATGAGGACTATGTGATGCTTACATTATTTTTCACTGTTTATATTATTTCTATTTTCCAATAAACATTTGTGTAACGGTAATTCCTGATGTAGATTTGTTTTGTACAATACCAATTCCCATGTGAGTATAGTTGGGATTTAATATGTTTTGTCGATGGCCTTCAGAGTTCATTAGAGCTTGATGGGCCTTAAGCATGGTTGAATTTTTTGCTATATTTTCTCCAGCGGTTCTATATTTGATACCAAAGCTTTTCATCATATCAAAGGGGCTTCCATAGGTTGGTGAAGTATGGGAGAAATAATTTTTGTCTACCATATCTTGAGATTTAATTTCTGCTACCTTTGCTACCTCTGTATCCATTTGTAGTGGAGC
The window above is part of the Irregularibacter muris genome. Proteins encoded here:
- a CDS encoding insulinase family protein yields the protein MQLEVNQIYHGFTLLEEKEIKELNGIGRLFHHEKSGAQLYHIENEDDNKVFSISFRTPPQDSTGVPHILEHSVLCGSRKFPTKEPFVELAKGSLNTFLNAMTFPDKTMYPIASKNDKDFLNLMDVYLDAVLYPNIYKKPEILKQEGWHYEIEDPQDEITYKGVVYNEMKGAFSSPESVLFRKVQEALFPDSPYGVESGGDPEVIPELTQEQFLAFHKNYYHPSNSYIYLYGNGDIVKHLQFINEEYLKDFDKIQVDSEIPLQKPFEQPKELTIDYPISRGEREEDKTFLSLSFVVGNSTDAELYLAFEILNYLLLQSNSAPLKRALIDAQLGKEVIGSYDGSILQPIFNIVIKNSNESMKEKFKQVVFETLEKLVKEGIDKKLIEAAININEFHLREAEEAGYPKGLMYGIEIMDSWLYGKKPSMHLEYEENLNKIKKALQNDYFEKIIEKYLLNNAHSALLVVKPKKGLLEEKEREVQKKLVKYKAQLSKEEIEQLINETKKLREMQTTPDSKENLNSIPLLSLEDIDTEPEELPLIETKERDIDLLIHPLFTNSIAYVHMYFDLSSIPENLLPYASLLSQVLGKIDTEQYSYEDLSNEINIHTGGIQYGLQAFGENGTDDQYYPKFIVNSKALVDKIPKLHSLINEMVTKTKFEEDKRLKEIIQETVSRLERRILSQGHAVVANRLYSYFSPIGNYLERLQGIDYYQFLCGLESDFEGKKSEIKENLAKVAQLIFNKNQLLISLTTDEKDVENFTKHLPTLINNLSNKENKAVQYSFALSPKNEGFMTSSEIQYVGKGYNFKKLGYSYHGSLQVLKTIVSLDYLWNTIRVRGGAYGAFFNIGRDGNMFLGSYRDPNLIESLQAYDGTAEYLKNFSTDEREMRKYIIGTVSRLDTPLTNAMKGEVATARYIRHIFHEDIRKEREEVLGTTDQDIRDAFKLVGDVMKENYLCVLGNENKISANKEVFKELVDLFK
- a CDS encoding GIY-YIG nuclease family protein translates to MPYTYMVKCSDGTYYTGWTTDVDKRTQTHNRGKGAKYTRSKLPVELVYYEWHDTRSLAQKREAIVRKLSRKRKEELIKTFNEGKNIRKNKDKGV
- a CDS encoding D-glycero-alpha-D-manno-heptose-1,7-bisphosphate 7-phosphatase — its product is MLKALFLDRDGVINDNKKHVNQPQDLIIYQEAKEALSLAYQSGFILFVVTNQGGIERGYFKPEDLERIHQRLKQELFPYCKIEEIVYCPDFNKDSPCRKPNPGMIVDLLNRYPIDSRESWMIGDRNTDILAGKMAGCKTAKIGAAFKEADIQGENLLEVVRQILSC
- a CDS encoding D-alanyl-D-alanine carboxypeptidase family protein; the protein is MKRTIGIILLLIFLFGFTGIEALATEDNQPSITVSAEGAVLIEQGTGEVLFQKEMDKKMYPASTTKIMTALLAIEYGDLDEVVTLGKEVESISEDSSRADLFAGQKLPLSQLLYGLMLPSGNDAANAIAVHIAKKTSNNPSLTEEQAIKEFAQLMNKKVKEIGAEHTHFVNPHGYHDEDHYTTPLDMAMISREAMKNQIFRKIVKTPQLFYRTSKDLENNEEEERSWQNSNELIQQGSRNFYPYAQGIKTGRTTSAGRCLVSSAVKEDVNVIAVVFKSTEGDVWGDSTKLLSYGIENFKHHVFAQKEEIITKVKIKNAHPKDPKEMEIITEKDIKGLIKKEDIPKVNKKIESEDNQEIQSSKFQAPIEKGEKVGEITYFLGDKVVAKGNLVAKESIRKKGFFKAYWWIFILALPILFIIMNRNAQAKRRKNRARRKKYRFNGQKRN
- the rpsD gene encoding 30S ribosomal protein S4 → MARPMGPRFKLSRHLGVDVFGHPKALNRGVKKHKHSEYGEQLLEKQKLKTYYGLLEKQFRIYVNKSLKSRQNPGEVLTQMLEMRLDNLVYRLGFGSSLRQARQMVVHGHILVNGQKIDRPSLAVNVGDVISLKESSRKNDIFADNFKNSNTFLPYLDKDIDNFSGRLTRLPLRDELPIEIIDSKIIEYYSK
- a CDS encoding DUF4489 domain-containing protein; amino-acid sequence: MTVYYQPGYQTDNKKNDEKCFSRCHRQDDCCRKVDCSPDKVVFKCNNISGASGISVIAIGDTVMPRNVATVSVPDLCCFKRPCTKIDFSAIITFSAAIAVGTTITFRVFKRCGSGDEIQIQSFDFTQGLALAVGSSIPVSFSICDCDGCFDDDCCVYRVAVEATATVALATAINVNQGTISAFAADLC